Within Solea solea chromosome 1, fSolSol10.1, whole genome shotgun sequence, the genomic segment TGCTTTTACTTGTAGATGAGTATTACAACCTATATAACCTATGCCTGTTGATACATGATAGTTAATATATAATATGGTGTGCCTTTTTGAGCTATATTCAGTCACTGTGTGATCTTTTTTTGATGTGTGCTAGTTCATTCACTCTTGAGAAATTTTGAAACTTGTCAAATGCAGTAGCAGTTAGTAATTAACAATCAATTATGTTctaaactgtttgtttgtgttttatgtaagTGGACTTGCATATTAAATtgacaataaatcaatttttaaaCGAAGAAACGTTTGTCCTTGTTTCTTTCCGACACAAGTTGCTGTAACGACACGGATAAATTGAAAACCCTTTGTGAAATTTGATTGCACACCAAAATAATTGcagaaggaaacaaaaagacaagTTTCTGAGTGAAAGAACTAGCAGCATTTTTGAAAGAAACGAGTGAATGGCAGATTAGTCTGAATGTTATTCAATTTTTATGAAGGAGTTCAATTTGTGACAGATGTTACATCTCTTAACTGATGTTACCACAGAACAAAAGTTTACTCCACTATCTACTGCAGTCAAAACTTAAAATCTGCACATTTGTGGTTCTTAACCTTTCTATCAAAGTATTTTGTAATGTGGTATTAGTGCCAGTCACAGTGAATGGTCTTGCCAGCTTTCAGAAACATAACTTGCCTCAAACATGCAACATTTTCCGAGGAGTAAAGaaaatgctctctctctgtgcattaGGGACCCAGGCAGCCTTGGGGGCAGGGTTTGGGAACCCTTTTGCCTCGACAGTTGGCAGTAGCTTGGGCTCTTCTACCGTAGGAGGTATTACCTctggctttttttattattatttaatatttgtattcATGATTGTTGCTTTTTACTTTGCCCTTACCATCACATCTTAGTAAGACCGTCTGTGTTCTCCTGTATGAACATATAGATAAGCAATGTGTATGTGTCTGAGAGTGGTGCAATTTAATGCTTGGCAGTTTGTGTTCCTTCTCATTCAAGAGGTCAAGTGCGTTCACACCACAAGAAAATAGAGCAAATTAGATTGGTGGATGGCACAAATTACATTAAAGTCACAAGttatgcttgtttttttttttttttttgtccacggTGAACATAAATTTGGCTGAAAACAATTAGCAATTGAGTGAATTTGCAGTGGGTGAATTCACTTGTGGGAACAAGTGGTCTGAACGCACACAAAGATGGGGTGTTCCCTTGCAACTGCTAtgtttcccccccctccctttgaCCTTTGCTTTGCCatgcagcactgtgtgtgtgtgtgtgtgtgtgtgtgtgtgtgtgtgtgtgtgtgtgtgtgtgtgtgtgtgtgtgtgtgtgtgtgtgtgtgtgtgtgtgtgtgtgtgtgtgtgtgtgtgtgtgtgtgtgtgtgtgtgtgtgtgtgtgtgtggtctcccCATCAGACGTTAAGGCTGTGTGCAGTGGTGTATTGGTTAAGTTGTTTGTACACGTTTGCTAATGCCTGCCTGTGTTCATCGCTGAGGCGCTGCTGCTTGTTTGTCGTTGTAGCGTAGGCTGCGTCAGCTCAAACTTACTTCCATGTTACTTTCTCCTGCAGGTTTTGGTGGTGGGCCAGCATTTGGTGGGGTGGGGACTGGGGGATCTTCTTTTGCCTTCTCCTCCACCAGTAAGCCCACAGGAGGCAGTCTGAGTGCAGGTACACACATGCTGTATATACCGTTGTCATATTCCAAGGACAGCaactagaaaaaaaataaagtggaaTTAGAGTCAGAAGGTAAATTAGACGAGCTTCAAGTATAGATAAAAGGTAGGTCAGAGCTTCGAAATAATGTGCAAGTATTGTACAATTACTATCATACTATTTATAGTTTTCTGGTTTCCTGTCTGCTTTGGGAAGGCTTTGCCAGCAACACCAATAGTTGCAGGCATTATGCTCACATTAAGTGTGTTGGAATTTCAATAGTACTTGATTGTTCTTGattgtgtattttttctttttattcatttttttctaaCTTACTTTTGTATGATGTTGGCTTTGATGATTCTCTAGGCTTTGGTAGCGCCAGCAGCTCAGGCTTCAACTTCAGCAACAATCCTGGCATCAACCCCTCGGCCGGCCTGACCTTTGGGGTGTCTAACCCTCCTGCTGCGGGCTTTGGCACAGGAGGGTCTTTTCTGCAGCTCAAGAAACCCCCTGCTGGTAACAAAAGAGGCAAGAGATAGAACCAAGGAAAGACAGAAGAACCCTGTGATTGACCAGCTGACCACCTTAGGGTTTTGCACTGGGTGAAAGCCTGGCCTCAAGAAAAGCATGCAAGTGCTACAGGAATCATTATCTAACTCCggaaagaagaaaatcaaaagTGTGCTAAACTTTTAGACGGGTTATAATTCATCATCAAACCGCCACACAGGATTACTAACCTGTTGACACAGTGGCTGCTCCAtattttctttaactttttttgtattcTCCATTGATGTGATCAAACTTTtagtccaaataaataaatgacaaaaatctgCCCATATTAACACATTCATGCGggatcaatttaaaaaaaaaaaaaaaagatttatgttTCTTGAACCTTAACAATTAGTTGCTCTGGACATGTGTATTTTGAAGATGAGTTGCCCTCTTCCATTGACCATGGGGGCTACTGGCATGTAATGAAATCTGTAGCACCACATTGCTTTTAGAGTTGCCAATCATGGACACACACGAGTCAATTTGACATCATTTCAGCTACTGTATGTGGAAAATGGACTTAAATATTTCACAAGCAGGCTTTTGTGCTTTGAAATTGACAGTGCAGTCGGCTCTATTGTATCGACACAAATTCCAATTGTAAAACTGCACTCGAACGACTCTCAAATGATGACTTTGTCCACGTTGTGTGTGTCCATGGAAGTTTGTGATAAGGTGCAAGAAGAAGAGGGTTCTGATGTAATGGTTGATATGATTGAGTCTGGTTTCAGAAGTTTCGGGAGGGAGGGAGTATTATCTGAGTCTACATAGTTTTATAGGCACAGGAGTGTCCAGGGTGGGTTAGTTTTTTGGGGACgcacaattttatttttgtatcaaGCGGGGAAAGACATTAAGGAGGGGTAAAAGGGGAATATCAACTCGGGATAGCCCATTATCTAGTCCACGTAACCTGTGTTCTTTTCACTTGACTCCATCCTTATCATTGTTTATTAATGTCTTTAGACCCATTTTGTTTGccctatgtatgtgtgtgtgtgtgtgtaagaagtCAGCAAACCTGTTTCTATTACATGGTTCCCATTAGATGTTACTTTAGCTGAATCTAAAAGGGATTTCAAAGACAGATTCTATCCACTTCGATTTATACACGTGCTTGGACAAATTTGCACTTGCCAGTGTACGTGATGGTGATTGtgtgaatgtgcatgtgtgcctATTGCAAAAGTATGAATTTGTCTCTGGTCTGGTCTGTCATGCTCAACTTTGTGGTTGGGGCGGTCGGtattctgcttcttttttttcccttccttttTAAATTGTACATGTCTGTCCAGATACCAAATACTGGTAATTGTACTATCATTTTCTAATCTCAGTCTGTGTAAACATGTATTTTCAAGAAgctgtttaataataaaatcttCGTTTTGACCAATTGCCTGTTTATGGCATCACTTCAATAAATGGGTGTCTTGACACTGAATTGTCAATGTGGTTTTTTCTGCACATTTGGTTCCAACttaaatttcacaataaagatGCGTTCACGGTGGGTAACGAGAATTATATTACAATTTGAAGCAACTTTACAGACGAAGAAACCTCAGAAACCGAGTGGTTCCACAGAAGAGGAACCTGGTGGCTAAAATGTTCTGCCTTCATTTTTATTCTTAATGTCTGAATGAACCACAGTTTAACTTGCATTTTGATAGCTTTTTGGAAATAGTGAGTACTATCAACTAATTGAGCAGCATCTTTTAAGACTACACAAGGAGACATGACGTAGCATAAATTAAAGTACATATGTTTTAATGGCCAAATTCAATTATTCCAATTTTGTCAAATCCATACCTTATTGTCTTCAAAATCTACCAGAAGATTCCAGATTGGTCTCTGTTGACAAAGATTACAGACCACTAACTAtggtacagttttttttttgtggcagcATGGACCCTGCAACCGAGTAAGCTAAATTGAACGCAGCAtaattatttttgattgtttgcaCCTGTGGTTTTTCCCTCTGTCACGTGTCAGAATGACTGCTGTGCAAATGAAAGGtcaaattatttcattttatttgtaaaaaaacagctgcaaaGTTAATGTCCTTTATCAAAAACGCCATTTGGACACgtcacagtaggaaaagcacaaatgtatattattaaattattaaaatataacaCAGCAATGATTAAACTCGGCCCGTTGTCACCTGGGTAAATACCTCCTGCATATAGGGGGCGCTAATGCGATGAAAGCGGGGTTCCAGGCACGTTGTTAAAGCAAGTTAGCACGCTGTTGCTAGGCAACGTTAGGTCTTGTCAATACAGTTAGAAAACGATGCATAAAGTCTGTTTCTTTGACCCAGACACGTTTATTCCAGCTCGCTGCTCACCTCCCTGCGACCTTCTGGCTACATTCATGCAGGTAACGATACAGTGTTGAATGTGTTTGGTGATGAAGACGTTTTATTGTGACGCATATAAAGCTGATGATGAAGCGTCTTCCAGCGACATTTTACATGTTcctatgtttttaaaatgaacttctgataaaaataataatgatagtgaGGTTTCATTTGTTATCAGCCTTGCTCATTAATAATTTTACCAAAAAATCATCACCATAATCCAGATTAGGGTCACTACAAACGTCAGTGGTCACCTATAGAttaaactaaacatctttttctgaatgaaaaaatgaaacttgagataaaaaaaaatatatagatcCTGTTAATTTAGACAAGAGcctaattattttaattattaaaaacgaaaaagaaaaatattcagaAAGGGAGCATGAATTAATTTCAATGAAACATTTTCTTGCTAAATTAGAAAATGGTTGAAGTTATTTTACAGAAAAAgtcattaattcatttaaaaaaacgagAATTTTCTTTACGATTAATGTATATTGTTCTGTTTTATCACTATTTCACATTCTGTCTGTTCAGTTCTGCTCATTTCTTCTCTATACTGGCTCTGTGTGAATGATGCTTGTAAAGCACGTTGCTATGCCGTTCATATgccattaaaatgtgtctttccTTTGCATCTTCCCAAGATAAAAGGATAAAAGACAGCATCACGATCAGAAACAACAAATAGAAGAAGGATGCAGTGACACAACAAGTGACAAAACACTCCCAAGAAGAAAGCGAAAAAAGTCACAGTGCTGTCTTATGTTATTTTAGACTCGATTTTGGCTAGAACTTCAAATAATATATTGCCGTGCTTTGTCTTGCAGCCATGCCACTCTCGGACACAATGTACTGCTCTGAGCAGATCAGGATCCCTCCTGAACTGCCCAGCATCCTCAAAAACTTCACCAAGGCAGCCATCCGAACACAGCCTGAGGATCTGCTGAAGTGGGCTGTGGAGTAAGTACAGTCtccacatgtttttttgggtttttctttCTCACCATTTTGATCTGTTAAAAGACACTATAAACAGTGTCTCCAGGCAGCATCACTGCCAAGTGAATGGCTATAATTGGATCCCATGGGCTTCCATGTTACTGCAGTGTTTAAACTATCTGACTTTCTCAAGCAAAGACCAAGGACTTTGGGATTAGCGGGTGAAATTTAAATATATTGGGATTTTTGTGTACCCCAGAAGGACTGTTATGTTGCAGTAGTTTATGGCCATTGTAGCACAGTGGTGTTTAGGGTGAAACAATTAAAATGGATCCTGAGTTACGGCATGTTTTGGTGATATTAAAGTGACTCACATACAGTACTTTGCAAAATTAGATGTGTTGTGTTCGATTACATGTGTTGTTTTGGAAATGCCATAATgactatacagtataattatttcttcGTCAACTGATAGGAGCGTATCTACTGGTCAACAGCTATATATTGAAACTGGGGTGGAACCCTTATTAATGTTACACTTTATATAAGACAAACGTTCAGTCACATcgttccaatccaaatgccaagaATCAAAGAATTTGACAgacgtataaacacacacacgctaaatcccagaatgtaaacagtgtctcaGGATTGGGGGTGAGCACTCCCAGTCCATCCTGAATGCATGCTCTGATGTATCCACAGAGGCCACATTCTGAGGTGCTCTGCAAATGCACATGTACGGtagtactgtaaatgtaaatgtaaatgtaaactgtaATGCTGCCTCTGAGTTCCCTGCAAATTAAATCACAGCCACTGTGAAATGAAGACTTCCAAATGACTTTCATTATCGAAAGTGTGAAGTAGGAAAGCATTAATAAAAAATGTCGGAAGATTtcatgcaggaaaaaaaaaaaaagaaaagatgataACATCTGAGCGCCTGCTAATATACTGTGCTTTCTTTTCCAGATACTTCACTGCACTGTCACGGGGAGATGCTTTGCCTGTCAAGGACAGATTGGAGATAAATGTTGCCTCCCAGAACGAGGCGGAGCTGACTCCAGGTCTACTTAAGACTCTTCATAAACAggtattttcttttataaaacaaaccaaTCCATTGAATATGACTGGTGATGGAAGAAAAGCAATAAATGGAATACATAATGTAACGCCCGCACTGCATATTTGCATCACTGTTTTGAATTCACATTGTGTAATGGATTATTTTACACGTTTCTATGGATGTGACCATTAGTTATGTTTAGTGTACACATTTGCTTacacttgttttattcttttctgtATCTGTAAAATGCAgtggattctttttttcctcgtgTTGGGTCATTAAATTTTCACATTATTGTAAGCCTATTTTATCTTACCTGGGGCAGCTGCTGGCATCCCAGTGTGGTGGATGGACCCattaaaagaaatgaataattaaCATTTCCTTAAAGGTCAACACTTGAGCTACCATGTTCGTAAGGATGCCTCTCTTCAATCTTCATGCCAGTGACATTAATGTATGAGacgtatttattttttgtaacgtttcatttagaaaatgaaaaaaacatctacCACtactataaataatattaaatgtaaatgcCTGGAGCAGGAGATTTTAGTTGTTACTTAATTATGTGGCTTCCTACACAACACACTGATCCTAACCCCATCTTACTGCACCCAATCACAGCTGTCCATGAGGCAAACTTGTAGCAGGGATGATCTGCAGAATGAATGGAAGGATCTGTGTCTACCAGAGGATCAGCTGGACATCCTGCTATCGCTGGGCAGCTTTGGTTCAGAAATTGAGTGGATGGAGTTTTTTGCCCTGGGCTGCAGTTCTCTTGGAGGGGTGAGATGTTACATAAGGCCAGATACAAATGTTAAAACCAT encodes:
- the ropn1l gene encoding ropporin-1-like protein, whose translation is MPLSDTMYCSEQIRIPPELPSILKNFTKAAIRTQPEDLLKWAVEYFTALSRGDALPVKDRLEINVASQNEAELTPGLLKTLHKQLSMRQTCSRDDLQNEWKDLCLPEDQLDILLSLGSFGSEIEWMEFFALGCSSLGGTLFGSLKFACEILTEDKGAVDSSDARIPFDTFAQIYTYLAHLEGDMPQEEIDNFLGCLQKQTDLQNGMIRPVDFILGEHTPLDSSSLTRDASRSE